A single region of the Rhizobium grahamii genome encodes:
- a CDS encoding TetR/AcrR family transcriptional regulator, whose translation MGRTRKISDDDILDAAERVVVRLGAVGLSIDAVAQEAGVSKARVVYDHKSKSALLEALVDRKVKADLTHIEACVEAAVDTPHPELFGRIASAEKILDETDRAVAMAVSASMSNDEKLQRMMREWTDLDLKMMASGKRPKAALMAYLALSGFFCTELFAFHTWPETERASILDGIRSIYLSYSDKT comes from the coding sequence ATGGGTCGAACGAGAAAGATAAGTGACGACGACATTCTCGACGCGGCCGAGCGCGTCGTCGTTCGCCTGGGCGCCGTCGGGCTTTCGATCGATGCCGTGGCTCAGGAAGCGGGGGTCAGCAAGGCGCGGGTCGTCTATGATCACAAATCGAAGAGTGCGCTTCTTGAGGCTCTGGTCGATCGCAAGGTCAAGGCGGACCTTACTCACATAGAAGCGTGCGTCGAGGCAGCGGTCGACACGCCGCATCCGGAGCTCTTCGGGCGCATTGCGTCTGCCGAAAAAATCCTCGACGAAACCGATCGGGCCGTCGCGATGGCGGTCAGCGCCTCGATGTCCAACGACGAGAAGCTTCAAAGGATGATGCGTGAGTGGACCGATCTCGACCTGAAGATGATGGCAAGCGGCAAGCGGCCAAAGGCCGCGCTGATGGCCTACCTCGCCCTTTCCGGCTTTTTCTGTACCGAGCTTTTCGCCTTCCATACCTGGCCGGAGACAGAGCGCGCGAGCATCCTCGACGGTATCCGATCAATCTACCTTTCCTATTCGGACAAGACCTGA
- a CDS encoding Lrp/AsnC family transcriptional regulator: MDRSPARIALDDFDRKILAILQKDNLTPQRTIGDAVNLSAPAVQRRIKKMTEAGVIQANVAVVDPAALGHPITIFVEVEIISETADQIEDAKREFAATPEIQQCYYVTGEVDFLLVIVVANMAAYEALTKRLFFGNNNVKRFRTFVAMERIKAGLEVPVR; this comes from the coding sequence ATGGACAGAAGCCCGGCCCGGATCGCGCTTGACGATTTCGACCGAAAAATTCTGGCGATCCTCCAGAAGGACAATCTGACGCCGCAGCGAACGATTGGCGATGCAGTCAACCTGTCAGCACCAGCCGTCCAGCGGCGGATCAAGAAGATGACCGAGGCCGGCGTGATCCAGGCCAACGTCGCAGTCGTCGATCCCGCCGCTTTGGGTCATCCCATCACCATTTTCGTGGAAGTCGAGATCATCAGCGAGACCGCGGACCAGATCGAGGATGCCAAGCGCGAATTTGCCGCCACGCCCGAGATCCAGCAGTGCTATTATGTGACGGGCGAGGTCGACTTCCTGCTTGTGATCGTCGTGGCGAACATGGCCGCCTACGAGGCGCTGACGAAACGGCTGTTCTTCGGCAACAACAACGTAAAGCGCTTCCGGACATTTGTTGCCATGGAACGCATCAAGGCAGGTTTGGAAGTCCCGGTCCGCTAA